The Prevotella sp. E2-28 genome includes the window TTCTTTTTATACTTTTTCTTTGTATTATATATATATTTATATTATATATTTATTTGTGGCTGGTTTTCCCGATACGGAAAAGCCGTATATGGAAAAGCCGTATATGGCTAATAGTGGAAAAGTATGATAAACAAAGCGTTTCAGCGAATATTGATGTATGGCCGCTTGCGGATTTCCCGTATATGGATAGATTAAAATCAACGTAAAATCATCCATATACGGATTTTCCCGATACGGGTTTTCCGCAAGTGTTCAAGGTATCGACATATCGCAAAGTCTTTATTTATGGGAGTTTTTGAATTTCACCGTGTACGGGTTTTCCGTATATGGATAATCCGTATATGGATAGTCTCTTGGTCGTATGACCTCTAATAACCAAAGCATTTTTGAATATGGAAAAGATTAAGATTAACGATGATTCGTTTGTTATCAAAGAGCACATTACTCATTTCGGTATTAGTCAAGAAAAGAAAGATGTTGTTGAAATCTACCTTGTAAGCAGCAGACTAATCAATGTAAATTGTGAAAGCCCTGACACTGCAAAAGATTATTTGGAATTTCTAAAGTCAAAGTTCGAATAGTCTCACGCCTCCACTATTTTGTGGTGGCACTATTGTTTAACCCCTAAAATTAAAGGATATGTTAGATTTGTTATTGAATGATGCAAAGCGCATCCACGACATTACAGGCCGTCCTATGGACGAATGCAAGAAGCAGGCAACGGACATTGCCTTGTGCGTATCAGCAATGAAGAGCCGTATAGTAGAGTTCTACTTTATTAAGAAAGACGGAACCGTCAGGCAGGCTTTCGGTACGTTGCAGGAAGAGGTTATAAAGCCTCACATCAAAGACACGACCAACCGAGAGCCGAACCAAGACCTCGTGACATACTTCGATACAGCCAAAGGCCAGTTCCGTTCGTTCCTCAAGGTAAACTTCCAAAAGTTCGTGTCATGAATGGATTTGTAAAGTTTGCTTGGTTCGTAGTTCTTGCTATACTATTCTGTGGTACAGACATCTTTTATTTTATTGGTGCTGGCATTGTTGCGGGCCTTATAGCTTGTTATGTCGGCTCAAAGCGTGATGTTTTTTAATAATCGAAAAATGGTTAAAGTGACCGAAAAGCGTAGGCTTTTCCCTGATTTTTGGATAATGCAGTGCAAGGAGTGCGGTAATATCGTTGCGTCTGCATCAAATGAAGAAGACCTTCCTGAGTCCGCTACGTGTGATTGTGGCGAACAAAAAGAAGGTGATTATTAGTCTCTTTTATCGTAGGGTATATGCAGCCCTACGATACAATGTTTAACCAATAAAACGTGAAGAATATGGAAAAGATTTTTACTATCGAGAACATCAGCGAGTTAGCAAACCTAATGGATGAAATCGCTGCGTTAGCAAAATCACGCAAAGACTACTGTTACAAGAGTTTTCTTATTGTTGGAGACGATGCTGCGGAATACGCAAACGTGTATGGCTTTAGTAAGCCTAATCATACTTGTGCCTATAGTAACGGAAAACTCAAAGGCGGTTCGGAAGATGCCGTAATACAGAATGCTTATTATTCGGAATATTATTACGACGCAAGGAACGGCTCTTCGGGATTCTCCAGCCTACACAAAACTACTTTGGTTCGCTACAAAGGAGAGTTTCTTGAGCCTAATTTCTGCTACGGCACCACGGCAACACTGCACATTGTCTTTGACACGAGGATTTATCACGAAAAGATTAGCGCGCAATGGAAACAAGAGCACCCAGAGCCTAACAGGGTCGGAACGCTCACCGACAGAAAGATTGAAGAATGGTACAACTATCTTACTTCGAGACGTGAGGAATACGACAGGGTTGTCAACGAGGAGACTGCAACCATTACAAAGTTCCTCGCACAAGTTCGTGAGGTAGCCGCTTATTGCAAAGATGCCCGTATCGGCGACACTCAAGGCCAGCTGCGGGCAAACAACCTTGTGTTCTCATATAGCATCAGTAAAGGCTATATCAACAAGGAAATAAAGGTTGATTACAGAGGCAGTAATACTCTTGAGACATTCACGAAAATGATTAAAGGAGAATTTTAGTCTCATGCTGCAACAAGTTTGCAGCAACTTTATAACCAAACATAGTAGAATTATAAACAATATTATTAAATTTGTAACGGATATGATTAATTTAGACGATTTAGTTTCCCTTTCATGGGAACAGAAGAAAAAGTATCGAGCGGCAATAGCCTACGGGTACTTTGATGACTACGAAGTGAATCCGCGTACATGGAAACACTCTCTTGTTGGTGCTCTTCTGTGGAGATACCCGAATAGGGCTGCGACGCTTAATCGACTGAGGGACATTGTAGGCCATAATCCGCAATGGGAAGATATGACTGATGATGTTATCAGGGATTTTGTCGATGAAACGTCCGAGGTTATGGCAATGTCGTCTGCAAAAACGATTTGCGCAGAACTGAAAGCCGTTCTGAATGAGAACAGAAGAAAGGTTCCTTCGGATGATTTCATGAAGCTTCTGTCGTTAAAGAACGAGGCTTCTCAGGCCGTGTATCTTACGCGTGAAGAGATTATGCGTGTCATTAACTACAAGCCCGCTAACGACGTTGAGAGATTTGTCAGGCGAAACTTCCTTGTGGAGTTTATGACAGGCGCACGTAGATGTGATGCGGAAAGGCTGACAATCAATCATTGTGACATTGATACAGGAACTCTGTCGTATGTGCCACAAAAGACTCCTGGTATTGTCGTAACAGTACCAGTTGACGAACGGCTCAATCTTCGTGAACTGCTTGCAGATAAGTACTACAGAGATTGTTGTGATGATGTATTCAACACGATTATTAGGCGTATATGCAAGGCGTGCCAGATTGATACGATATGCACAATCAAACGACGCGGAGTGAATGTCACTGCACCTAAGTACGAACTTGTCAGTTCACACACGGCACGACGTTCATTCGCTACGAACCTCTATCTTGCAGGTGTTTCTCTTGAGGATATTGCGATGTTAATGGGGCACGGAAAGAATATTGAAACTACAAAGAGGTATATCTGTGCCGAGCGACCTATCTCAAAAAACATAATGGCATATTTTAAGCGGCAAGAACAATAAAAACTCTTGTTTTACGTTTAACCTAAAAACAATGTCATTATGAAACAGTCTGAAAACGACCCTACCATTAAAGAGCATTTCACGGAGAATGAAGCACGCAATCATATACGTCATTTAAATAACGTTATTGCGTCTTTGGAGAATAAACTCAGAGTGTCTGGAGAAAAGAATGCCATGCTTGCAGAAAAGCATACAATAGTCAAAAGAAAACTCAAACGCCTCATTGCTCATGTTGAAT containing:
- a CDS encoding SH3 beta-barrel fold-containing protein encodes the protein MLDLLLNDAKRIHDITGRPMDECKKQATDIALCVSAMKSRIVEFYFIKKDGTVRQAFGTLQEEVIKPHIKDTTNREPNQDLVTYFDTAKGQFRSFLKVNFQKFVS
- a CDS encoding tyrosine-type recombinase/integrase, whose translation is MINLDDLVSLSWEQKKKYRAAIAYGYFDDYEVNPRTWKHSLVGALLWRYPNRAATLNRLRDIVGHNPQWEDMTDDVIRDFVDETSEVMAMSSAKTICAELKAVLNENRRKVPSDDFMKLLSLKNEASQAVYLTREEIMRVINYKPANDVERFVRRNFLVEFMTGARRCDAERLTINHCDIDTGTLSYVPQKTPGIVVTVPVDERLNLRELLADKYYRDCCDDVFNTIIRRICKACQIDTICTIKRRGVNVTAPKYELVSSHTARRSFATNLYLAGVSLEDIAMLMGHGKNIETTKRYICAERPISKNIMAYFKRQEQ